A stretch of Henckelia pumila isolate YLH828 chromosome 4, ASM3356847v2, whole genome shotgun sequence DNA encodes these proteins:
- the LOC140860772 gene encoding peroxidase 10-like produces the protein MGHIATAFSAILCLFLLLSVGCGQLDYKFYDATCPNLTKIVRRGVWSAIANETRIAASILRLHFHDCFVNGCEGSILLDEGSDFKGEKNAFPNRNSVHGFEVIDAIKADVEKACPSTVSCSDILTLAARDAVSLTGGPFWPVPLGRRDGLTANETAANTDLPSPFESLVNITAKFISKGLDSKDVVVLSGGHTIGFAQCFTFKSRLFNFDGAGNPDPILDESLLTILRGVCPNQDDSNTNLVPLDSATSSKFDNSYFKNLANSSGVLQSDQVLMSDNKTVALVLNYSKYPFVFFKDFGVSMIKMGNIGVLTGQDGQIRKNCRVVN, from the exons ATGGGTCACATTGCTACTGCATTTTCAGCTATTCTTTGCCTTTTTCTTTTGCTTTCTGTTGGCTGTGGTCAACTTGATTACAAATTTTATGACGCTACATGTCCAAACTTGACTAAGATTGTCAGGCGAGGAGTTTGGTCGGCTATAGCTAACGAAACCAGGATCGCCGCGTCTATTTTGCGCCTGCATTTTCATGACTGTTTTGTTAAT GGTTGTGAAGGATCTATCTTGCTTGATGAGGGCAGCGATTTCAAGGGGGAGAAGAATGCGTTTCCTAACCGGAATTCAGTCCATGGATTTGAAGTCATCGACGCAATAAAAGCGGACGTTGAAAAAGCTTGCCCGTCCACGGTTTCTTGCTCGGATATATTGACACTTGCTGCCAGAGATGCTGTGTCTCTG ACCGGCGGGCCTTTTTGGCCGGTGCCCTTGGGCCGTCGAGACGGCTTGACAGCGAATGAGACCGCAGCTAACACAGACCTCCCATCGCCTTTTGAGTCCTTGGTGAATATCACCGCAAAGTTCATCTCCAAGGGTCTTGATTCGAAAGACGTGGTTGTGCTGTCAG GTGGCCACACCATTGGATTTGCTCAATGTTTCACGTTCAAATCGAGGCTCTTCAACTTTGACGGAGCCGGTAACCCGGATCCGATTCTGGATGAATCGCTACTGACCATTTTACGGGGTGTTTGCCCGAATCAAGATGATTCTAACACCAATTTGGTTCCTTTAGATTCGGCTACTTCTAGCAAGTTCGACAACAGCTACTTCAAGAATCTGGCGAACAGCTCCGGTGTCTTACAGTCGGATCAAGTTCTGATGAGCGACAATAAGACTGTTGCCTTGGTGTTGAATTATAGTAAATACCCTTTTGTGTTCTTCAAGGATTTTGGGGTTTCAATGATAAAGATGGGTAATATTGGTGTTCTTACCGGCCAGGATGGTCAAATAAGGAAAAATTGTAGAGTGGTGAATTAG